In Solanum stenotomum isolate F172 chromosome 6, ASM1918654v1, whole genome shotgun sequence, one DNA window encodes the following:
- the LOC125866828 gene encoding uncharacterized protein LOC125866828 produces MASTCAVSMAMPLTYTSHKRQPRVEAFLKPLPLRPSKTTSASKPVAKFQVNASLKEKALTGLTAAALTASMVIPDVAEAAEGVSPSLKNFLLSISAGGVVLAAILGAIIGVSNFDPVKRT; encoded by the coding sequence ATGGCTTCTACTTGTGCAGTTTCCATGGCAATGCCACTGACTTACACAAGTCACAAGAGACAACCAAGAGTTGAGGCTTTCTTGAAGCCATTGCCATTAAGGCCCTCAAAGACTACTTCAGCATCAAAACCAGTAGCAAAGTTTCAAGTGAATGCTTCCCTTAAGGAGAAAGCTTTGACAGGATTGACAGCAGCTGCACTCACTGCTTCCATGGTCATTCCCGACGTAGCCGAAGCAGCTGAGGGTGTTTCACCGTCCCTCAAGAACTTTTTGCTCAGCATTTCTGCAGGTGGAGTTGTGCTTGCTGCAATTCTTGGTGCTATAATTGGTGTTTCCAATTTTGATCCTGTCAAACGGACTTAA
- the LOC125866824 gene encoding replication protein A 70 kDa DNA-binding subunit A, translating into MPVNLTANAISAINAGDVNSKPVVQVLDIKLIGTTQERYRLTLSDSESTQQAMLATQLNDRVKTGRVRKTSVIQLIEYICSTVQNRKIIVVLNMETIIPECEIIGNPKVIVESNLGAQKTTSNGASGSANLGNNGNLSAQRSAQASFANIKNLSAQNSGNSMQNYPPAIQPAYQPPPNYKSHGAIMKNEAPARIIPIAALNPYQGRWAIKARVTAKGDLRRYNNSRGDGKVFSFDLLDSDGGEIRVTCFNTVVDRFYDKIEAGKVYMISKGILKPAQKSFNHLKNEWEIFLETTSTVDLCPDEDASIPRQQFSFRPICEIESAENNSIIDVIGIVTAVNPSVPILRKNGMETQRRILNLKDQSGRSIELTLWGDFCNREGQNLQELAEAGFSPVLAVKAAKVSNFTGKSIGTISSTQLFINPDSAEGQTLREWFDQGGKDIASQSISRDNMPVGSKIETRKTVFQIKDEGLGRSEKPDWVTVKATITFIKTDTFCYTACPLMIGDRQCNKKVTRSGNSRWQCDRCNQEFEECDYRYLLQAQIQDHSGLTWVTTFQESGEEILGCPAKELYMMKYEEADDTRFSEIIRNCLFTQFLFQLKIKEEFYGDEQRVKITVVKAEKVNHSAESRYLIDLISKFRLS; encoded by the exons ATGCCGGTGAACTTGACGGCTAACGCGATCTCGGCGATCAACGCCGGTGACGTGAACTCAAAGCCAGTGGTTCAGGTATTGGACATCAAGTTAATCGGCACCACACAGGAACGGTACCGACTCACACTCTCCGATTCTGAGTCCACTCAGCAGGCTATGCTAGCTACTCAGCTCAACGACCGAGTCAAAACTGGCCGTGTTCGTAAAACCTCCGTCATTCAGTTGATTGAATACATCTGTAGCACTGTTCAAAATCGAAA AATCATTGTTGTCCTTAACATGGAAACTATTATACCAGAATGTGAAATAATTGGGAACCCGAAAGTGATTGTAGAATCTAATTTAGGAGCTCAGAAAACTACATCTAATGGAGCTTCTGGGTCTGCAAACTTGGGTAACAATGGTAACTTGAGTGCTCAAAGATCTGCCCAAGCAAGCTTTGctaacattaaaaatttgagTGCCCAAAATTCAGGTAATAGCATGCAGAACTATCCACCTGCAATTCAACCTGCATATCAACCTCCTCCAAATTACAAAAGCCATGGGGCAATCATGAAGAATGAAGCACCCGCCCGCATTATTCCAATTGCAGCATTGAATCCCTATCAGGGTCGGTGGGCTATTAAGGCTAGAGTGACTGCAAAGGGGGATTTACGTCGCTATAATAATTCTAGAGGAGATGGCAAGGTCTTCTCCTTTGATCTCCTTGACTCTGATGGGGGTGAAATACGTGTGACTTGTTTTAATACTGTTGTTGATCGCTTTTATGACAAAATTGAAGCTGGAAAAGTGTACATGATATCAAAAGGCATCTTGAAACCTGCTCAGAAGAGCTTCAACCATCTGAAGAATGAATGGGAAATATTTTTGGAGACAACTTCAACTGTAGATCTATGTCCAGATGAAGATGCCTCTATACCAAGACAGCAGTTCTCATTTAGACCTATTTGTGAAATTGAAAGTGCAGAAAACAATTCAATCATAGATGTGATTGGAATTGTGACAGCAGTCAATCCTTCTGTTCCTATTCTGAGAAAGAATGGAATGGAAACTcaaagaagaatcttgaatctAAAGGATCAGTCTGGCCGAAGTATTGAGCTGACCTTATGGGGTGATTTCTGTAATAGGGAAGGTCAAAACCTGCAAGAACTGGCAGAAGCTGGGTTTTCCCCTGTTTTAGCTGTTAAAGCTGCAAAAGTTAGTAACTTCACAGGGAAATCCATTGGAACCATTTCTTCCACGCAACTGTTCATAAATCCAGATTCCGCAGAGGGTCAGACTCTAAGAGAGTGGTTTGATCAGGGGGGGAAAGACATTGCTTCTCAATCTATATCTAGGGACAACATGCCTGTAGGATCAAAAATTGAGACACGTAAGACTGTCTTTCAGATCAAAGATGAAGGGCTAGGTAGGTCAGAAAAACCAGACTGGGTTACAGTTAAGGCAACCATAACATTCATCAAAACTGACACTTTCTGTTATACTGCTTGCCCTTTGATGATTGGAGACAGACAATGTAATAAGAAAGTTACCAGATCAGGAAACTCCAGATGGCAATGTGATAGGTGTAATCAAGAGTTTGAGGAATGTGATTACCGATATCTTCTTCAagctcaaattcaagatcataGTGGGTTGACATGGGTGACAACTTTCCAGGAATCTGGCGAAGAGATTTTAGGCTGTCCTGCGAAGGAGCTGTACATGATGAAATATGAAGAGGCTGATGACACCAGATTTTCTGAAATTATTAGAAACTGTCTCTTCACACAATTTCTGTTCCAGCTAAAAATCAAAGAGGAATTTTATGGTGATGAGCAGAGGGTGAAAATTACAGTTGTCAAGGCAGAGAAAGTGAACCATTCTGCAGAAAGCAGATATCTCAttgatttaatttcaaaattccGTCTTTCTTGA